Proteins encoded together in one Lathyrus oleraceus cultivar Zhongwan6 chromosome 5, CAAS_Psat_ZW6_1.0, whole genome shotgun sequence window:
- the LOC127080125 gene encoding putative F-box/LRR-repeat protein 23, protein MSSSYESKKAKHESTSTNPNWLELPRDITLNILQRLGAVQILMNARNVCPDWWNICKDPVTWRQIHMLDLLPYVKLTSYGGVYIDFLAKLCKYAVDLSCGHLEEIYICEFGTDHLLQHIADRASNLRCIRLYGCKLISDEGWCEFVKKFSMLEEIHILNSVLSRKSLEVIGQNCPLLKSLTFNGKWYEKPSKWDAEASIIAKTMPKLTYLDIYGNALTVVGLFSILDACPLLESLNIQGCSNLKVGASLLEILYNRIKDLRDKEFFSDAYDTGYDSGSEWVRVMMNEYREHVETSEDEVEGEGEDA, encoded by the exons ATGTCTTCCTCCTATGAGTCGAAGAAAGCGAAACATGAGAGCACATCAACAAACCCTAATTGGCTTGAACTTCCAAGAGACATAACATTAAACATACTTCAAAGGCTTGGTGCCGTCCAAATTCTGATGAACGCACGCAATGTTTGTCCTGATTGGTGGAACATTTGCAAAGATCCTGTCACGTGGCGCCAAATTCATATGTTGGATCTTCTACCTTACGTGAAGTTGACTAGTTATGGTGGTGTTTATATTGATTTTTTGGCCAAGCTTTGTAAATATGCTGTTGACCTAAGTTGTGGACATTTAGAGGAAATTTATATTTGTGAATTTGGTACTGATCATCTTCTCCAACACATTGCTGATAG GGCAAGTAACTTAAGGTGCATACGGCTTTATGGATGCAAGTTAATTTCAGATGAAGGATGGTGTGAATTTGTAAAGAAGTTTTCGATGCTAGAGGAAATCCACATTTTAAATAGCGTACTATCTAGGAAATCTCTTGAAGTTATCGGTCAAAATTGTCCTCTTTTGAAATCATTAACATTTAATGGGAAGTGGTATGAAAAACCCTCCAAATGGGATGCTGAGGCCTCTATTATTGCCAAAACAATGCCTAAGCTAACCTATCTTGATATTTATGGAAACGCGCTAACGGTTGTTGGATTGTTTTCTATTCTTGATGCATGTCCTCTTCTTGAATCTCTTAACATCCAAGGATGTTCTAATTTGAAAGTCGGGGCAAGTTTGTTGGAAATATTGTATAATCGGATCAAAGATTTAAGAGATAAGGAGTTCTTTTCAGACGCATATGATACTGGATATGATAGTGGTAGTGAATGGGTGAGGGTGATGATGAATGAATATCGGGAACATGTTGAGACATCTGAGGACGAAGTTGAGGGTGAGGGTGAGGATGCGTAG